The following nucleotide sequence is from Aedes aegypti strain LVP_AGWG chromosome 3, AaegL5.0 Primary Assembly, whole genome shotgun sequence.
aaagcatttgacagtgtttggcatgcttgcttgtaaaattaaaaacaaacttttattgTCCAATGTACATTgctagaataatccaaagttatctgtcaaattttactcttcaggttaattatcggAACTCCAAGTTTAAAAtactttctgtaagagctgatgttcctcaagacagcattttgggaccaatattatacacctgagttacctcaggaatgtcaaaaatctttgtttgcggatgacacaggcctttcgGCCAatggacgaagcctgcgtgtcatctgtagaagattgaaaaaaagtttggatatttttttttaattcatgtttgtaaaaatggaagatttctcctaatgcttccaaaaatcaactaataatattcccacgtaAACCAAAACCAGTCTATTTGAAACCTTAAAGTTTACATGTTGCCACGTTGGGAgtgggttccaataaattggtcagatgaagttaagtatctagggctcatgctagataagaatttaactttcaaaaatcacattaagggctttcaagtcaaatgtaacaaatatgtgaaATGTTTTCATCCTCTTATTAATAAACAATCAAAACTTTGCCTTAAGAACACGCTATTGGTCTTCAAATAATGTTTCAttccagccatgttgtatgctgtaccaatatcgAATAGTTGTTGTaaaaccaggaagaaagctctgtagaggattcaaaatataattttgaaaatgattctgaaactccctccctggtatagtactacatagttacatagaatatccaacattggaacaaatgacgAATAGAATTATGAATAATTCTagtcaaaaatcgttgcaatcttcaaTTGCCACTATCAATGCGTTATTTATTTAGAATCAGTTAAAGGAAGCGATTTTCTTCTACAagtaggtgaaatcaactcacctgtaaacattctgaactgctatgataaatgaaatgaaatatgttgttaacaaaatgttaataaaagcttattttagttttaccaaattataaTGATAGTGATGCTTAAGTTGACGATGAaccgaagccaaagttcaaattttcaagagcacggatctggagaaccaaacattcgattgagctgaaaacttaatcgatttttCACTAGCTGGtggctcaaacggatgtttggttctccagatccgtgctcttgaaaatttgaactttggcatcgtttcatcttcaccttaacacacAATATCGAGATATTAGAGATGAATATAATGTacgaaaaaattctaaagaaggaATTAAAATAATGAAGGAAGGGTGTAAGCGTCCATGATTCAAAAGTGAACTTGTTTCATCATTAGGGTTCGACTTTTTTGTAGTTTAACTGTGTTACCCCATAGCAAAGTCGGTTCAATAGTTTGACCAGTCCTTGGGTCTTTACCACCAATAAATCATATTAATTGGAACCCTGTCGTGATCGTGAATGGCTTCGATTTGATTGGCACTCTTTCGGACATACAATTCATCATCTTTTTCGTGGGGCCTCGTTGATACCACTTTATATCTACCCACATTCACTATGGAAACACTTTGAAACACCAAAACCCACAGTGCACTTACAAATAGATCGTTCCATTGCCTTCCTTTGCGTTGAGGAttgattcaatttcaattttctggTAGTCCTCATTTGTCGGACGGGAACTCACTTTCACCCATGCGATCACCAGAAAGTAAAAACAAAGTGCAACCAATTTCATAATTCCGTATAAATTCCTGGGTATTCTTCGAATTGAGCCCCAGATCTATCCAAGACACTATCAGCACCGAATCGCAGAACAGACCGCACTTTACACCCGTTACTTCAACACGCCAGATTGATACTATTGATGCCGGTGGAGGGAAGCTTCGGAGGCATGCTTATGTTTCGTCTCGGTTGTACGAAAGTGGGTGAGTTCCGGACTTACATGTTGCGGTGGTATAAACTTGAACCTTAGCTCAAGAGCAATCGTGTTTTGGTTGCCACATGGCTCGTGCTGTGTATTACAAGCCTGATTTCGTAGCCAAGGCTCAAGAGAGTCTTGAGTCGAAGTGTGATTTTTCTGAACTTCGCGTTGGAAGTGTTCCTAGCATTGTAAATAATGCTCTTAATGGAAATCTAAGGTCTGTCATCTGTGTGGTATGTATTATGACCCAATTCATGGGTTTAAGTTACCCATTTttataaaactaatattttgtgGTAAATGAAAAACTAATATATTATAGGCGCATTCTGTAGATAATTTATACCAAAAAGGAATGGATCACCATGGCGGAAATCGACGTAAATTATTTTCTGCACATTCTTTAATGTAAACCATCCAATCACTTACAAAATAACAATGACTATGCATGCCGGCGGTTCCGAGTAACTACTTCAATGCGAACCGATGGCCAACCGTTCATTCATGCGTGTTTTTGGCAGAATCGAAAATGCAAATAAACACTAAACTGTATACATGTGATGTGGAGGAGACGAGACACCCGCATAGTTCACTGGCAGATGCTCTTTGAATGACGGCGAACATCTTCGAAAGAACTGGTTTCTTCCCGGTTGGTTTGTAAGCGCGTGTGTATCTCGGTACACTACATACGATTGTCTGCCTTGAGCTAAGTCACTGCGCTCTCCACAGGTGTGGATTGCAGATTTTCAGGAGCGTTTTTTTATTCGAACCTGATTCTTATTTCACGCTTGTAGTGTTGTGCACATGATGGGTTGAGATTTATAGCGTTTCTATGATGATTAATTGGTTCGCTAATCAAGTTCATCAGAACATGAGTTTATTGGCGCAAAAAGTTGATGAATAACTATCATTACGGGTACTTCCgtgtaaaaaataaacaaattgttGGGTTCGTGGAGTCAGGGACCTAATGGTAGGTAATCGAAACAAATTCTGAGAACGATATAAGTGTGACGGGGGTATTTTGGCACGCTTCGGATTAGTGATGGTTCGTTTTTACCAAACAAGTGCGAGTTTTATGCTACCGACAGTACTTTGTTAGGCACGTATTCGTTGGCGTAGGAAGGTTGTATTTCCCATGCGGATTTTTTGATCCTCGTAGTGTTCTGtcctcaggaaaaaaaaatttgtcgtTATAAGCACAGttgtcaaatttttcataggatGTATTTGTAACCTTCCATAGCCCTAACAAAAAGTGTGATTAGGGTCGATTTTCGACCAGAAAATTGAAACAGCTCACAATAAACAGTGGATTGACCGATTATAGTTCTGTTGGGGTACACATGTCAAGTTTCAGAAACGCTAAAGTAGAGAGATCCGGAGTTGACcactagtgtggggcaaaattttgattttctctctagtccactttttggattgcatttgggtcccaaaacaactgtgcaaaatttaatctcgatcgatgaaactatattttagcgtcagccgttcaaagtttgtatgtgatttactatgggaaaacttacttttgaaaagaaaattcgCCAGTGGTCGCCCAtcgacctctataaaaattctgaacacatacCTTATTATTTTTACGGTTTtcttacgatgaagaatattgccaaagaccgcgaaacaatccgacgtTTGCGAAAAAAGttgttcaatgaaaacctattagtaacgcgacgttgattaacacgtaaaggaataacaattataacaaaattggaaaaaaatacgAATGGTCTATGcttcataacttttttcacaagcatagagtatcatcgtacctgccaaacgatatacgaatgcaaaaatggcaactttggcaaagaaagctctcaggtaataactgtggaagtgctcataataacactaagctgagaagcaagctctgtcccagtgagaaccttaatgccaagaagaagaagaaggatctGTGTTTAGAATATTTATAGTGGTCAATGGGCGACGTCTGGCGATATTTCTTTGCAAAATTAATTTTTCCCATAActaatcccatacaaactttgaacggctggcgcgattgagttgaaattttacacagttattatgggacccaaatgcaatccaaaaagtggactggagtgagaatctaaatttttcataatacCGTGTCCTAGGCTAGTGGCCACCAGGAACCTGATACAAATAGAAAAAGTTCCTTTAGATATCCTAACTTTGACAACCTGCAGTTTCGTAACCAAACAAATAACCTGAATCGTCAATAAAtggttgaataggtattcacaggttttttttatttcggctTGCAGTAACaatcaaatacaaatacaaaaaagCGTTGATAATTTTAATTCATCGCCGACGTTTCGATCCTATGGTTTGGATTTTCCTCAGGGCTCGAAGTAAACCAACTTGAAATCCAAGAATAAGTTCACAAAATACCAGTCAAGATCACTTAAAAAGGTATTAGCAGGTATATGTAATTTTCTTCAGTACTATTCGGATGATGGATATTTTGGTATAACAATTCACGGCAATTAGGTACAAGTTACCGGAGCACatcctctgaaaaaaaaaggtcTAGTATGGTCCATGTGGAACTAGTTCTTGGAGTTCCGGAAAGTGATGTAATTACTCGAATTTATGTCCTAAAGTCAAATGAATGACGTTCAAAtcattatgatatttttttctgtttgaatttattttgcCAAAATTATGGAAGGATGGTTATTCTGATCCCTTTGGAGCACCGGAGTGGCCATCGAGAAACCCGTATtatgggaccacaaagtttCAGTACCAAAACTAAGCATCTTCATGAGTTTGAaaacctgtgactcttctagtacAATTATTGATAAAAGTCCACTTTGGTTCATTGTGGCCACCAAAATATCCCAGTAATGACGACCGGACATACCCCTATTGTGAGACATTCCAGTTTTTGTACAAACACTAGCAATGCGAcagatcaatcttcatgatttggaaTACCTCAGACTCTTCTGGCTCATTTTTACTTTGGTTCTTTATGATCACCGAAACAATCCATGAATGCCCCCCGGGaatacccatattgtgggacatttcagtttttgttcgCAAACTAGGCAAGAGACGGCTCCATCTTAATCGTTTTTGAATatctgtgactcttctagttcaattacaCTATGTATTTTTACCACCGAAATAACCGGAGAAACCCGTATTGAGTGACATTTCAGTTCTTGTACCAAGACGATGCATTCGGTAGCTCTATTTCCAGTTTTTTGAACATGTGACCCATCTTACACAATAAAAAGAGAATTGCCACTCTGTTCTTTGTTGCCACAGAAATATTCCAGATATGATATGATCATATGACCACCGGGCGAACTCGTACAGTGGGACAcattagtttttgtaccaaatccaggtatcgttttgattcatattacggacacccTACTTTGTATaagaaacatttcacatgaaatgtttcaatttttgtcgtACAAAAGTTCACACTTCCGAGGCTAATTTTAATAAGCTCTTTCcataaaaatgtatgcaaatttATAGGCAACTGCCTTAGCCGTTTCTTTAGTGGTTCGACGATTTCTATTGATGATTTAGCTTACCcatcattcgaaagttaagggtttccgacgctcaataacgctgaggaatcatacagaatgatttgttttgtatgctctatgttgAGTTATAATTCACTGAGGCctcaagtgtccgtaatatgaatcaaatcggTATTCGACGGCtcaatttttcttatttttcttacttgtttttaattatgaatcgtggtttacggctaaccagccgagtggaagtttaacaactaccgaaaagctaaacattacatataatttgaaattggattagggtcggtgttccgttagtggacggtcccctatagtcgcactagtggctttttacggccgtttcgctggtaatcgtagcaaaataatttttgacatgaagatcagtagctatttatctaagtaccattgacacacagctcgattttgttcgaaaaatgatcgaaataaatagttttgcttaaaaatttagctcccttgcacctatagttaacctattgttcctatagtagcactactgagagaaactattttgttattaaacaaaatagttgataaattaggaacttttttacatcaatcgaacgcttttgatccacacttcaaaggtaaaatataaatgttttgtaaaactacggttttgatttgtgttttgcctattccgtgaggctagtgctactataggaacagaaattaggaatagtgctactataggcacatgtgttcctatagtggcacaagcgataataaatacaaaaacatgagttttcttatgtttcataatttttccacaaagccaagataaaaagttttcggATGATCCAAAAATAATTCCGgaggctttatttttcgattttatacgaatatttgttcttagctatgcggctattggtacatcgaccctagatggacaaattgatgtgaagatttgcgaaaaagttacacgtctctctctgatttcagttgcgtaatgactattaccacaCCGTATAATTCAGTAAGGAAAGAAgtccgtttcatgacagattggcgtgatgaaaaacagcctattacgatgagaaattgtaaAAAGAAATATATATATAATCGATTCCTAGTAGAGCCTTAAGAAAGCAAAGCATGTTATGAAACATAAGCGTTTATAGAGCTTCATGACGTCCAATGATGGAACAGTATAGCCTGGAAATTCAGATTTACAAAATAAATATCACTTAAGGTGAACATGAatagaagccaaacttcaaattttcaagagcacggatctggagaaccaaacatccgtttaagctgaaaacttaatcgattggtcactagctggtggtgaccaatcgattaagttttctgctcaaacgaatgtttggttctccagatccgtgctcttgaagatttgaaggTTGGCTTCGATTCAACTTCACCTTAAGGATAGGCTGTCCATACGTACCGTTTtcaacgggacagtaccgttttcatcccctcgacggactgtcccgtcgttttatggaaagtgctcgaattgtcccgtattttaggaaatggagtattggcacataattttcaacaccagtaaaaacataaaaataaaaacataacaaacagtttttagaaatatttcagagtttatcgccttactcatctattttccaagtaattattagtttctcagagttaaacttgatccgtacatgcttctgcttaactttttgcgtttctttactcatatttatgccaaattttggtggatttccaaaatacggatcttcataagataattattcatataatatctaaaatgaaaaagaacaactatgtgtttacttctgatacgcaattgattggattaactgttttaaaagtggatatttcaataaagtaataaaatattagaaaaaattaagtttgaatttgaaaaattgaaaagtgtaaCGATTTTTTTAGGAAACTCTTTAAAAAACGCTACCTTTTGGAAATCAAAGAATGAGCTTCAAGgtttttaagtgttttttattgaatcatacagACATGTAGTTTGGGATTGCATAATCTGGTTCTGCTACTTTCCTTCGAATGgcattttcccgaatgtcgttctccCAACGCCAGTTCTCAGAACTCTAGTTCCCCGAAAACACCGTTTCCCTGAATAGCTCAGTTCTCCGAAAAGTTctaacactcataattgtcataacctttTGCATTTTAAGGTGGTGAACAAtgtatttagtcgagaatgatcaaatatctccttctttggtAGCTTATCAATTTttctaatagggtcctaaagctctGTCCCAATTTCAGTACCAAACGCCTAAGTTTAGGCgacaaacacatgtttactcaatttttaaatgattttcgttggtttaagtccaaaaaacattttttacggtttttgtcGCATTCCTTGGTTTAACTCAAATTtcgggtatattttgttttccgtgtcccttccgataTGTCAAAtgggaacaaccccagtgttaaaactaaatgccctgtggcatttttgtcgacaaagtgaacgtcaaacatgatcaaaagtgtcaagttccatatttggaatcaattttaaaattaaagtttaaatatgctaaagccgttatttgagctgggaAAATTGCTAAactagttgcaagaacatgctctttcgtatgaTCAGatgaaaacaagaattcattaaatatTTTAGGACGAAATTCAACACTActcactacccgagcagaaacaaagttctgaccattaattcgagatattgatttgattgacataagagataaaagatctgaagataatatcaaaattttattcctggaatttctgagccatagctaaatttgatgttggaagatctaaggaatagctcgctgatattggtgagatcttataaaagctgaatatgatatgctaatagtattccaggagaaaattttagatattattttcggattttttatctcttatatctttcaagttaatatcacttttgtagggggggtcccgtagccttgaagtaacgctttcgcttcgtaagcggaaggccatgggttcgattcccaatccccccacacaaaaaactccgtccagccagcagaagacgccgcacgaaggaccgtgTTTGGGGAACACATCCGtccttcgtcagtatcggatTAAGACTGAGACACACttgaccctctttgtaggctgttgccaCACACGACACATatacatggcaaaatgaaccaccgcacaccaaatggacttcgatattggatatggattggaccaacggtagcactctcctctacctgctcggtatgagagtAGAACTAGGATATAAATAGATTCTAAAATATGATactcggcatagtagtggccaagcgcacggagtgcctaaataaataaaaagtaaggaaaaaaaaatatcacttttgtatgcccatatcaaaatttgctattatttagcttttttcgcctgctcaggtaaagactattattgcacttttttgagCTGCATTGCTTTACAAGTAAATGGCTTCGGAGAAACGggccattcggggaactggaattcggggaaaagaagcacaatcgcataatctatgtcttttaaaattgtcccatttttgttttttatttgtcccgtttttatctggttggcttatggtcagcctacttAAGGAGTGCATACCACGCAGGGTAGAAGCACCGCTTTTGACCATTCCACCAATtgtttccatagaaatttcaCGAAACAAATCAGTATGAATTCTTCCATGTCCAATGTACTTCCGAGCGGCTTAAaactcaaaaaagtttgaaaatcaatccccgataccttttttacaatcctcacaataaaataattgttccgtgaaatttccagcttttttgGAGGTAGATGTAGGTTTCAATGGAGCaaatgtttgaaacatattAGTTCTGTAATATTAGTGGAAACCAATCATCTCGTAATGAAAACTCATTATTCAAACTTCAATAAAAGAAGTTACTGAAGAGCCCAATTCAATTTAACTGATGGGAGAAGAGTTATCCATGATGTGTATGTCTATTCTTTGCTCCATATGGCATTACAGCACTAGAAGTTCctgcaaaaattacaaacaaaattagctctaaaataatttgtttcattCGGAGGAATGCAATCGACTGAGGGAACTGGAAGTGATCTGTTATTGGCGTTGCAGTCAGTTTAAATCAAAAGCTGATTTGAAAGTCTGAatagaatttctcaaaaaacgaAATGGAAATAAAACGATACATATAccattttattgtaaattgtGTACATCAAACCTATAAAACTCATTGAAGATATCTAAGCGATAAAAAGTAGGCAGAACGTTTGTCATATTTAACATTACAGGtctaaaaaatcaaagtatagCTCTACCCTACGGAAATATGCTTCAAAGTGGATCATTTCGAGGTCTGGCTATCATACGTCTCCATAAAGATTATATTAAAATATCCTTTTGATATTCTTATATACAATTATCAAAAAATAGAATAGGctcggttccgtttttggcaacttaaaatttcgactttgttgccaacaACGGAATCCCATTGTACTTTAATAGTTTGACATTAAATGTTAAACATGTTTTGAGTAAGAGTAGTATTTTTCGTTTATCGCATCACCAACTAacggtgactcccagatctttttcctccctcaacacccttcccgtggtggttGTGGAGATGTTGTCTCTAGCAGCAACaataagcaacaatcattacacacttacattccttccccattccAACTGACTGTATTGACTTGGCCGGCgcagttattgatcaataatatgaaagCTGCTTAAATGTGCGTTTCGAGAATAAGCGGGAAGTCCCATCCATTATTCATTGGGATCGAAGCGCCATTATTACCAGTACCGATCAATAACGAAGTAGCAAACTGACATGTTCAGTCAATCTATGCTATTTTGTGCAACGAAGTAAGATTGAGTAAGTGGAGGGATGATTTTATAGCCAAATAACAATCGCGTGCGCCacagaataattgaaaaactttaaatttgaaAACCTGTTGCTAACTCTCAATTCTCTTCATCATGAACCCTTCCACGAACATTTTTGCAGACAAACAAGTTGTATTCGGCgtacattttttcttcaatcttaaTCACCATTTTGCTATTGGAAGCTTTAAAGTCAATTAGTATTGCTCTTGGATTTAGTCAATTTCTGTTGCATCTTGCGAAAAGATGTGGTACAGTAAGTCAGTGAAGATGGTTCAAGCGTTCTCGGTGCTCGCGGTCTTGGCCTTGTGTTCATGTTCGATCCAAGCTACCCCGACTGGTGGGGAAGCCGACTCCAAACTGGAAGTAGTAACTGAATCCAACAATTATGCTACCGATGAGTTCGATTGGAGGTTTAGTATCCAATGATGTTTGCTACTAATTGTGACAGAAAAAGTTATTATTGATGATTTCCTTAATTTCAGCTACCAATTGAGCGATGGCCGAGAAGTGCGATCGAATGCTTATAAGAAGCGCTTGGATGATGGCCGTGAGGTTTTGGTGATCAACGGATTGTACAGCTATGTTGCACCCAATGGGGTCAAGTACACAGTTTCCTACTATTCTGACGAAACTGGATATCATCCAACTATTATCGGTAGGTGATTTaagtttttaaatacattgattTGATACCGTTGAATAATCgaatgttattattttttctcaacAGTGGGAGACGAGCCACTATACCCGGAAGCACCACCACCATTTGCCATCGATCCGAAACTATTAGCTTCATTGGTCGGTTAACGTGATGAGCGAAAGGCGAATTTATTTAGCCGTAATTTACGctatttgtattttttcaataaaatgttcatacGACGTATTGTTTATGATTTCAAAAGCGGATAAACACACAAATTAGCTCTCTTTTTTCCACTATTCTACGGCAAGCACACGCttgttatgtttttattttaatggttGTAAAAGAATGGGATTACAGCATACCATCATTTTACCATCAATGAATACATTTCTAGAGTGACCTAATGTCAGCGATGAGTATGACATTATTGCTAGTATTAAAGCTCTACATTTAGTCGAATTGTAATGGATACTAAAATATAATTTGTTCAAAGGAATGCGGATATTTGTTTAAAGGAAAATACTTTATGCTCTCACTTTGTAAAGAGCAAACTGACTGAAATCTAAATGTAACGCATTTTTATCATACAATATTACAAAAACCTGATAAGCTATGCGATTTTTaaaaatagcggtattttggtccAAGGGACAACAAATTGTTGCGCTGTTTAACTTAAGTACaaacaaatatatcaaaataatgGAAAGTCTGATCGAGAAGTTTGTTCCTAAGATAACATTGGGATTTGTTTgtattacaaaatattttgaggggtatgaataaaatgtagtaaagttgagtctACATGTGAAAAATGAATGGAACATATTTGTGTCATTTTActtttctacacctttcgaacatactactaAGCGTCGGTATGGATAAAGGTAGCTTTACTACAAACTTACtgatagggcaaacgctcccttagtggaggtagctccaatagtggaggtagtatgttttggcatgtttcgcgctaataaatgattatgtgatatttttgtattatgtacgatgcgaaaatggtacaagtaatcgaataatattcatgaaatttaaccgtaaaactatttaaaacaattattttgcttaatttttttgctcctttgcacctatagtggtgcatcagtacccatagtggagggtcccataagaaatcaatggtttgcgccactaaaggaaccatccttaaaatatacctccactaaaggaacagtgttcctattattggtgcaaggctttttgcagggaaatttcaaatgaatcgtgatttttatacatttgaatgatagaaggatttgagatctatcgaatgatacgttaaaatcatatattttatgatcttaacaccgtgttttagcagttttcccttaggtgcaccactaatggtacacttgccctagttattgtgaatttgtttatc
It contains:
- the LOC5580147 gene encoding larval cuticle protein 9; this translates as MWYSKSVKMVQAFSVLAVLALCSCSIQATPTGGEADSKLEVVTESNNYATDEFDWSYQLSDGREVRSNAYKKRLDDGREVLVINGLYSYVAPNGVKYTVSYYSDETGYHPTIIVGDEPLYPEAPPPFAIDPKLLASLVG